In Rosa chinensis cultivar Old Blush chromosome 1, RchiOBHm-V2, whole genome shotgun sequence, a genomic segment contains:
- the LOC112177319 gene encoding beta-amyrin 28-monooxygenase → METTTFFISLLVLFFASLYYIFYKIIPSPRQQVTVYQLPPGSTGWPIIGETFEYLRTARNGVPEKFVADRRKKYSNVSLSSAAATAGSCKVFKTSLLGESMAMLCTAAGNKFLFSNENKLVKSWWPANFKKMFPNTDKADFSKETIRMRAVMSTFLKPDAVRKHIGVMDQVTKHHFDKHWSSLDQKQVIMFHSLAKKYTLALSCRLFLNIEDPQVIAKLEKPIRHINAGLVSLPVDLPGTNFNRAIRASKKMREEIESMVVQRKIDLMNLTLIDREQLANAPEDLMSSWLMETYSDGEEMTEADIAEKLWGIILAGYDSIINTLCSTVIFLSQLPPVYDAVLKEQMEIAESKDEGELLNWGDIQKMKYTWNVVCEVLRLQPPASGTFREAITDFVYEGYLIPKGMKLHWNAFATHKNPEYFPDPHKFEPSRFEGQGPPPFSYVPFGGGPRMCPGKENARFQILVFMYNLVTRFKWEMVFPDEKMVVDPVPFPTQGLPIHLFSHKS, encoded by the exons ATGGAAACTACTACGTTCTTCATTTCCCTACTAGTTCTCTTTTTTGCTTCTCTCTACTATATCTTCTATAAAATTATTCCAAGCCCTAGGCAACAAGTAACAGTTTATCAACTGCCACCAGGAAGCACAGGTTGGCCCATCATTGGTGAAACCTTCGAGTATCTACGCACAGCCAGAAACGGTGTCCCTGAAAAGTTTGTAGCAGACCGAAGGAAAAAGTACTCCAATGTCTCATTATCATCGGCTGCAGCAACAGCAGGCTCGTGCAAGGTGTTCAAGACATCGTTGCTTGGCGAATCTATGGCCATGTTGTGCACCGCTGCTGGAAACAAATTCCTGTTTTCAAACGAGAACAAACTGGTCAAGTCCTGGTGGCCTGCTAACTTCAAAAAGATGTTTCCAAACACCGACAAAGCAGACTTCTCCAAAGAGACCATCCGAATGCGCGCAGTCATGTCTACATTTCTCAAGCCTGACGCTGTCCGAAAGCATATAGGCGTCATGGATCAGGTCACCAAACACCATTTCGATAAGCATTGGTCCTCGCTGGATCAAAAACAAGTGATCATGTTTCACTCACTAGCAAAGAAGTATACCTTAGCATTATCTTGCAGACTCTTCTTAAACATCGAGGATCCACAAGTGATTGCCAAGCTAGAGAAACCCATTCGGCATATAAATGCGGGGCTCGTTTCATTGCCAGTAGATCTGCCGGGCACCAACTTCAACAGAGCCATCAGAGCATCCAAGAAAATgagggaggaaattgagagtatGGTTGTGCAGAGGAAGATAGATCTCATGAATCTGACTTTGATTGATCGTGAACAATTAGCGAATGCACCAGAAGATCTAATGTCTAGCTGGCTCATGGAGACATATAGCGATGGAGAAGAGATGACGGAAGCGGACATTGCCGAAAAGTTGTGGGGTATAATACTTGCCGGTTATGACTCTATAATTAACACACTGTGTTCCACTGTCATCTTTCTGTCACAGCTTCCTCCAGTTTATGATGCCGTCCTTAAAG AGCAAATGGAGATTGCAGAATCGAAAGATGAAGGAGAGTTGCTCAACTGGGGGGACATACAAAAGATGAAATATACATGGAACGTGGTATGTGAAGTATTGCGATTGCAGCCCCCAGCTAGTGGAACTTTTAGGGAGGCCATCACCGACTTCGTCTATGAGGGATATCTAATTCCAAAAGGAATGAAG TTACATTGGAATGCTTTTGCCACACATAAGAACCCGGAATACTTTCCAGATCCACACAAGTTTGAGCCGTCAAGGTTTGAAGGACAAGGACCACCTCCTTTCTCGTATGTTCCTTTTGGAGGAGGACCTCGAATGTGTCCCGGAAAAGAAAATGCTCGATTCCAGATATTGGTTTTCATGTATAACCTGGTCACCAGATTCAAGTGGGAGATGGTTTTTCCTGACGAGAAGATGGTCGTGGACCCTGTTCCTTTTCCTACCCAAGGACTTCCTATTCATCTGTTTTCTCATAAATCATAA